A region of the bacterium genome:
CTCCTCCACCGCTGCTTTGGCCACCGCAGCTGCAACTGCAGGAGGCACCTTGAAATTCATAGCGTGAGGAATGATGTACCCGGGTTCAAGCTTGTCATCAGAAATGAAGTTGGCAATGGCCTCAGCAGCTGCGATCTTCATCCCTTTGGTGATATCGGTAGCCCTGACGTCCAGGGCTCCCCGGAAAATGCCAGGGAAGACAGAGCAGTTGTTCACCTGGTTGGGAAAATCGGACCTTCCTGTAACCACGACCTTGGCACCTGCAGCGTAGGCCTCATCCGGCCAGATCTCCGGTACCGGGTTGGCCATGGCAAAAACCACCGGGTCCCTGGCCATGCTTTTGATCATGTCCTGGGTGACGGTATTGCCCACGGAAAGCCCTATGAAAACGTCCGCGCCTTTCATGACACTGGCAAGATCACCCTTGACGTTGTCCCGATTCGTGATCTGAGCTATCTCTTCCATGATCCTGCTCATCTTTTCTTTTCTGCCCTCAAAGACGGTTCCAAACTCATCGCAAAGGGTTATGTCCTGGGCACCGGCCACCATGAGAAGTTTTGTAACAGCAATGGCTGCCGCTCCGGCCCCGTTCATTACGACCTTGATATCGGACAGTTTCTTGTCCACGATCTTCAGGGAGTTGATCAGGCCCGCGAGGACCACCACAGCGGTGCCGTGCTGGTCGTCGTGGAAGATGGGAATATCCAATTCCTTCTTGAGCCTCTCTTCGATCTCAAAACAACGGGGCGCGGAAATGTCCTCCAGGTTGATTCCGCCGAAGGTGGGGGAGATTGCTTTTACCAACTCAACGATCTCGTCCGCATTCTGGGTGCATATACAGATGGGAAAAGCTTCAACGCCGGCAAAGGTCTTGAAAAGTATTGATTTCCCTTCCATTACAGGGATGGCCGCCCTGGGCCCTATGTTTCCGAGACCGAGGACAGCACTGCCATCGGAGACTACGGCGACCAGGTTGGCCTTGCAAGTCAGGTCGTAGACCTTCTCCGGATGCTTTGACAGGAGCAGGCTTGCCTGGGCCGCTTCCGGTGGAAGGTACAGCCTGTTGAGAATGTACTCATCACGAATGGGGACCTTTACCTTCACCTCCATTACCCCCTGGTACCGGTGGTGCAGATCAATGGATTCCTCATTGATATCCATATTCTTTTTTCGGGGCGGGACCGGAGGCAGTACGGTGTACTCGCTCTCGTACACGATCTTGAGGGTTTTGGCTTCAATGGCGGCGGGGGATACTTCGACTCTGGCATCACCTCTCTCGATGGCCGTTTCAGCAACGACCCTTGCCACTTTTGCAGCCACATGAAAATCGAAGATGGGGAGAACCACGTATCCAGGACTGAGCTTATCTTCCGGGACCAGACCGGCGATGGTCTCCCCCACAGAGAGGTAGGTCGCCTCAGTTATCCTCCAGGCCCTCACGTCCAGAAGACCTCTGAAGATTCCCGGAGCCACGTACACCGAGTTGATCTCGTTGGGAAAATCGGACCTACCTGAGCCCACAACTGCCGCGCCCGCTTTGAGGGCTTCATCGGGCATAATTTCGGGGATCGGGTTTGCAATTGCGAAAACGATGGCGCCCTTCGCCATGCTCTTGACCATCTCCCTGGATACGATACCCGGCGCTGAAAGCCCTATGTAAACATCCGCTCCCACCATCATATCCTTAAGAGAACCCCGTTTTCTGGAGGTATTGGTGTAAAGGGACACCTCCGATTTGGCCCAGTTCGTCGGCTGGGTGCGATACCTGCATATGGAACCGTATCTGTCACACAGGGTGATCTCTTTTGCCCCGGCCGCCAGGAGCAGTTTTGCTGTTGCGATCCCGCCAGCGCCGGCCCCCGAGATCACGATATTGACCTTGCTCAGCTTCTTGCCGACCACCTTGAGAGCATTAAGGACGGCCGCATATACGGCAATGGCCCCGCCGTGCTGTTCACTATGCATTACGGGGATCCTTGTGGCCTTCTTAAGGTTACGTTCCACCGTAAAACACTTGGGGGCAGCAATGTCCTCAAAGACAATTCCGCCGAAGGTAGTGGCCAGTCTGATGCATATCTCCACGATCTCGTCGCAATCCTGGGTGTTCAGGGCAATGGGAAACGCGTCCACTCCCGCGAAGGTCTTGAAAAAAACGGACCGTCCCTCAAGCATGGCGAGCGCCGATTCAGGCCCTGTATTCCCGAACCCGTAAACGGATGAACCGTCGCTGATCACTGCCACGGTGTTTCCGCGACAAGTCAGGTCGTAGGACCTGATGGGATTTTCGGCTATCTCCAGACACGGCGCGGCCACACCTGGTGTATACAGGAGGCTTAATGCTGATGAATCCTTAATGGGGATCTTACTGCCCACACCGATCAGGCCCTGGTTTCTCAGCCTCAGATCCAGACCGTATTGATTTGTGCCTGAACTATCTGTTTTACCCGGCTTCGTCTTCTTCGTGGCCATTACTTCTCCCTTGGAAAAGGATGAAAGCCGTATCAAGCCGGCTCCCAAAAAGACGGGGCCCCATGTCATTCACAAGCGTTGGAGCCTAAATGCGAAAATTAACATCAACCATAATGTTTGGCAACTCTGTTTGGCAACTCCAGCCCACTCCAGCCCGCAGACACTCCAGCCCGCAGCAAACCGCCAATATGCGGGCTGGAGTTGCCAAACAGAGTGTAGAGTGTAGGGTGTAGAGGATAAACATTAAAACAACAAGACCCAAGAGCGTGGATGTTTGTTTGCTGTTCTACTCTGCACTTTGCACCCTGCACTTTGTACTTCTCTGCACTCTACACTTTACACTCTGCACTCCCTACCACCGGGAGGACATCCCCCGCGTCAGGGATTATCACCGGCACCGGCAGTTCCCCCAGGATCTCCCGGGCAGCCTTCAGAGCCTCTTCCATATTATCTGCCGGGATTATCCCCATCCTTTCAACATCTGAACCGTTCAAACGGCTGACAAGTACAGTGGGTACCGATGTAACCCTTAACCACGTGGAAAAGGCTGTCTGCCCGTTTATCTGGTAACGAGCCTCAAGTTCATCCTGCCATTTGCACTGGGAGTGACATCGGTCGAACCAGTCCAGGAGATCCGGGTGACCCGTACCTTCGGCGCAATCAGCGGCAAGTAATACCACGCCATCCCCGGCAACTGCCTGATGTGCAGCAAAGAGCCCTTTGTGGGCCTGAACGAAATTGACATCCCTGGGGTAACCGCCGCTGCCGGCTATCACCAGTCTTGACCGAGCCTGCAGCTCTTTTCTGAACCAGGAATCATGCTTCCGGCAGGCATCCATATGAGCCGCTTCAAGTTCCCCCGCTGAGGCTGCGACGATCATACCTCCAGGCTCTGTGACCACGTTAAGGATAAAAATGGGAGGGATGAAGGTGCAGGCCTGGAGCATCTGTCTGTGAACGGGGTTCTCCATCAGGACACCAGGAGCCAACTCACCCCTCAGTTCGCCGCGCCTCCATGAAACCACTAATTTGTGGTGGGCCTCACACGCCTTCCGGGAGGCAACACCTGGAAGTAACGATTTTCTTCCGCCGCCATATCCGGCAAAATAGTGATAGGTGATCCCTCCCGTAAGAATTACACGATCTGCCTTTGCAACCTCTTCATTGATTTCCACAGGGATCCCGGTATCTGTTGTTCCCAGGAAGATGTTGGATCTCTTATCGTCCGGATCGTGATTGACAATGCGGTACTTATCCCGAACCTTTTCCCCCACCAGTTCGCTCAGTTCCGTATCGGTCAGGGGGCGATGGATTCCAAGGGCTACTATTATAATGACATCCTTCGGGTTGACACCGATTTCGGAAAGCTTCTGCAAGAGAAGGGGCAGGTATTGGCTGACGGAGGCCCGGCGGGTAAGATCCGGGAT
Encoded here:
- a CDS encoding NADP-dependent malic enzyme — encoded protein: MDINEESIDLHHRYQGVMEVKVKVPIRDEYILNRLYLPPEAAQASLLLSKHPEKVYDLTCKANLVAVVSDGSAVLGLGNIGPRAAIPVMEGKSILFKTFAGVEAFPICICTQNADEIVELVKAISPTFGGINLEDISAPRCFEIEERLKKELDIPIFHDDQHGTAVVVLAGLINSLKIVDKKLSDIKVVMNGAGAAAIAVTKLLMVAGAQDITLCDEFGTVFEGRKEKMSRIMEEIAQITNRDNVKGDLASVMKGADVFIGLSVGNTVTQDMIKSMARDPVVFAMANPVPEIWPDEAYAAGAKVVVTGRSDFPNQVNNCSVFPGIFRGALDVRATDITKGMKIAAAEAIANFISDDKLEPGYIIPHAMNFKVPPAVAAAVAKAAVEEGVARIKLSPEEVAANTLEYLYEGHLRHLKGDIESTR
- the larA gene encoding nickel-dependent lactate racemase; its protein translation is MYSLPYGRSSIEIPDLWNKGATVLSPGPFPVPNPEKTVTHALDHPLGNVTLQDLCSPGDRIACVIPDLTRRASVSQYLPLLLQKLSEIGVNPKDVIIIVALGIHRPLTDTELSELVGEKVRDKYRIVNHDPDDKRSNIFLGTTDTGIPVEINEEVAKADRVILTGGITYHYFAGYGGGRKSLLPGVASRKACEAHHKLVVSWRRGELRGELAPGVLMENPVHRQMLQACTFIPPIFILNVVTEPGGMIVAASAGELEAAHMDACRKHDSWFRKELQARSRLVIAGSGGYPRDVNFVQAHKGLFAAHQAVAGDGVVLLAADCAEGTGHPDLLDWFDRCHSQCKWQDELEARYQINGQTAFSTWLRVTSVPTVLVSRLNGSDVERMGIIPADNMEEALKAAREILGELPVPVIIPDAGDVLPVVGSAECKV